In Strigops habroptila isolate Jane chromosome 4, bStrHab1.2.pri, whole genome shotgun sequence, a single genomic region encodes these proteins:
- the RAI1 gene encoding retinoic acid-induced protein 1: MQSFRERCGFHGNQQSYQPTSQDTSRLENYRHQSQAGPNCERQRLVAKEYYSQQQLPYSGYENSAVEKYHRGNKQLAGQQLQGRPAFSNYAVQENSPYPARYSGDESLQAWGGQPQALPGGVAKYEDSLMKKTAALAGGRPYHEPAATSLPFRTHFQQQQQQQQPPALPYPKLQRQKLPNDVSSPMPFSQSPHFGQHSQSFPASSTYSSVPGGSQPAHSYKSCTAPSGQPPLERPLGSAASLAPGPRVPNLHGYQPNRIGYEQPPQPPPQPPQPPPQPPQPPQPPQPPQPLQGRHHAPETLHYQNLAKYQHYNQPGQTYCQGDAPPVRTPEQYYQTFSPSASHSPARSVGRSPSYSSTPSPLMPNLENFQYSQQPLSAGAFPAGIADHSHFMPLLNPSPTDGTSPDAQSGNCKNMQKEKLPENLLSDLSLQSLTALTSQVENISNTVQQLLLSKATVPQKKGIKTPARTPEQLKGQHCSPESSTYSAEQVGTPLSDPLSTPQSVHAEAQDTDYLSGSEDQLERSFLYCNQNRSPARVNSNSKAKPESVSTCSVTSPDDMSTKSDDSFQSIHASLPLESFTKYVTNERDCPRLLLSALSQEELASEIIVLQDAINEKADKAWANLPLLNKEATKSPFQLENHRPCLDSMVKGAWPSQGDSSTLTEPLKLDKASGANAGKDFSEEVYEAPQVEFTATETKDSLKDAAPLAFNSKPNIPAATSSAGASGYSCYSNTTANSVGSENTMENFEWPEESLGDACLRWKELQATDLPKGLFPNKLVGSCKEKKNACGLDLCDGEQPAKSEPDRDFGQQSMEEEEEETLTYDEAAKADSERWLQDTRHCCSAGDFSEIPIISSPELKESDLEAEEYSSLCELAGSEQKSVAYDASPPKPPEMPAVLSSSEVPVSAEETVSTVEKENSAPAARLSGQSVILLGPAVGTETKVKSWFKSSLPHIQPEEESNTGDTSHPEAAGAESTPSVAVKQQLTPENALGKTEPVSRGKSLRNKRVHCRLPEGDGPGSAVLSPFDDGPAAGGVASACLGPDSQAEVPSKSTHSQTPRFPAEGLPARMCTRSFTALAEPRAPAPLEGLKAPVHQEKLGKKPACGVKQRVAFKARKRSSRPAPKVVQNTSDTTLLVPGLVVAEEVVGPTPLEGDAVEAGERDQRSMILRSRTKTQEVFYTKRQRGKRAADVRLKNCKVPKKLISNNHLPPAFKLAAPSSPHKEGKVGARMKLPKAGPGVGGKLSERPLHSLKRKSTFMSPIPAKKRNLVLRSNSGGLKEEKPEAPPSLFKKMPVAKKVKAKLPPKTSGEAIPKPPPPKEAPDVCIKITSRAAFQEATKTKVLPPRKGRGLKLEAIVQKITSPNLKKFSCKPVVAAATAHGTSLSPVERERVKHTGVAAAAGDTRLPKLVSAQKAPAMPGAEQLCRNPNGRAPKGKLGGGKKLSADNCHGEACAPAPAAQPSSTVVAKSLGLLPKKRNRKGKAAALGMAKTPLVPALCPLPRERAGGGEEAPREGKKPKSEEKEMGEGSPEGRAAAGPARGPKPRANHSNYNGYSKRQRKRLGHGKAKAVPARCKSRGKRRRQPQQAPLLHPAEPEIRLKYISCKRLRADSRAPPFAPYVRVERRGEFTTACTVINTPGEEARLQRGPAGPAPRPRAALPASSTMHMGPVVSKALSAACLVCCLCRNPANYKDLGDLCGPYYPEDCLPKKKSRLKEKARVDEDAIAAAAAERAPRGTEGGCGAGMKAARPEGGAEAGKQSSLRSSPRGMFRRLQSCYCCDERTEGEEAAEKPRRHECHKAESPPQEPVGDTQEHWLHEACAVWTAGVFLVAGKLYGLQEAVKAAADLKCSSCQQAGATVSCCQKGCPHTYHYACAIDTGCFLTEESFSLKCPKHKRQPV, encoded by the exons ATGCAGTCCTTTCGAGAAAGGTGTGGTTTCCATGGCAACCAGCAGAGCTACCAGCCGACTTCACAAGATACATCACGCCTGGAGAATTACAGGCATCAAAGTCAGGCAGGGCCGAACTGCGAGCGGCAGAGGCTGGTGGCGAAGGAGTACTACAGTCAGCAGCAACTGCCGTACTCGGGCTACGAGAACAGCGCTGTGGAGAAATACCACCGGGGAAACAAGCAATtagcagggcagcagctgcaaGGCAGGCCGGCCTTTTCCAATTACGCCGTGCAGGAGAACAGCCCCTATCCTGCCCGCTATTCGGGAGACGAAAGCCTGCAGGCGTGGGGCGGCCAACCGCAGGCGCTGCCCGGCGGCGTGGCCAAGTATGAGGACAGCCTGATGAAGAAGACGGCGGCGCTGGCGGGCGGGCGGCCGTACCACGAGCCGGCGGCCACCTCGCTGCCCTTCCGGACtcacttccagcagcagcagcagcagcagcagccgcccgCGCTCCCCTACCCCAAGCTGCAGCGGCAGAAGCTGCCGAACGACGTCTCCTCACCCATGCCCTTCTCGCAGAGCCCCCACTTTGGGCAGCACTCACAGTCCTTCCCTGCTTCCTCCACCTACTCCTCGGTGCCAGGGGGCAGCCAGCCCGCACACTCCTATAAGAGCTGCACAGCCCCCTCGGGGCAGCCGCCGCTGGAGCGGCCCCTGGGCAGCGCCGCCAGCCTGGCCCCTGGTCCCCGTGTGCCCAACCTGCACGGCTACCAGCCCAACCGCATCGGCTACGAGCagccgccgcagccgccgccgcagccACCGCAGCCGCCGCCACAGCCGCCGCAGCCTCCGCAGCCACCGCAGCCGCCGCAGCCCTTGCAAGGACGGCATCATGCCCCGGAGACCCTCCACTACCAAAACCTGGCCAAGTACCAACATTACAACCAGCCAGGCCAGACCTATTGCCAGGGCGACGCGCCGCCGGTCCGGACGCCGGAGCAGTACTACCAGACCTTCAGCCCCAGCGCCAGCCACTCGCCGGCTCGCTCCGTCGGCAGGTCCCCGTCCTACAGCTCCACTCCTTCCCCGCTGATGCCCAACCTGGAGAACTTCCAGTACAGCCAACAGCCGCTGAGCGCCGGCGCCTTCCCGGCCGGCATCGCCGACCACAGCCATTTCATGCCGCTGCTGAACCCTTCTCCCACCGACGGGACGAGCCCCGATGCTCAATCTGGGAACTGCAAAAACATGCAGAAGGAGAAGTTGCCCGAAAACCTGCTGTCGGACCTGAGCCTGCAGAGCCTGACAGCGCTCACCTCCCAAGTGGAGAACATCTCCAACACCgtccagcagctgctgctctccaaaGCAACCGTGCCACAGAAAAAGGGCATCAAGACCCCGGCGAGGACGCCCGAGCAGCTCAAGGGGCAGCATTGCAGTCCTGAGAGCAGCACCTACTCGGCAGAGCAGGTGGGGACCCCTCTGTCCGACCCACTGAGCACCCCCCAGTCCGTCCATGCTGAGGCACAGGACACTGACTATCTCAGCGGGTCAGAGGACCAGTTGGAGAGGAGCTTCTTGTACTGCAACCAGAACCGCAGCCCTGCCCGCGTCAACAGCAACTCCAAGGCGAAGCCCGAGTCGGTGTCCACTTGCTCCGTGACCTCCCCGGATGACATGTCCACCAAATCGGATGATTCCTTCCAGAGCATCCACGCCAGCCTGCCCCTGGAGTCCTTCACCAAGTACGTGACCAACGAACGGGACTGTCCCCGGCTGCTCCTCAGCGCCCTGTCCCAGGAGGAGCTGGCTTCCGAGATCATCGTCCTGCAGGATGCCATCAACGAGAAGGCGGATAAAGCCTGGGCCAACTTGCCCCTGCTAAACAAGGAGGCCACCAAGTCCCCTTTCCAGCTGGAGAACCACCGGCCCTGCCTGGACTCCATGGTGAAGGGCGCCTGGCCCAGCCAGGGTGACTCCAGCACGCTCACCGAGCCCCTCAAGCTGGACAAGGCTTCAGGAGCCAATGCAGGGAAGGACTTTAGTGAGGAGGTGTATGAGGCTCCACAGGTAGAGTTCACGGCCACCGAAACCAAGGACTCATTGAAGGATGCTGCTCCACTGGCCTTCAACTCCAAACCTAACATCCCTGCGGCGACATCGAGCGCGGGAGCCTCCGGCTATAGCTGCTACTCAAACACCACTGCCAACTCAGTGGGGTCTGAGAACACCATGGAGAACTTCGAGTGGCCGGAGGAGAGCCTGGGCGATGCGTGCCTGCGGTGGAAGGAGCTGCAAGCCACCGACCTCCCCAAGGGCTTGTTCCCCAATAAACTGGTGGGGTcctgcaaggagaaaaaaaatgcctgtgGCTTGGATCTATGTGACGGCGAGCAGCCAGCCAAGAGCGAGCCGGACAGGGACTTTGGCCAGCAGTcgatggaggaggaggaggaggagacgCTGACCTACGAtgaagcagcaaaggcagaCAGCGAGAGGTGGCTGCAGGACACCCGGCACTGCTGCTCGGCCGGGGACTTCAGCGAGATCCCCATCATCTCCTCGCCGGAGCTGAAGGAGTCGGACCTGGAGGCAGAGGAGTATTCCTCGCTGTGCGAGCTGGCCGGCTCGGAGCAGAAGTCGGTGGCATATGATGCCTCGCCACCCAAGCCCCCCGAGATGCCTGCGGTGCTGTCCTCCAGCGAGGTGCCCGTGTCCGCCGAGGAGACTGTGAGCACGGTGGAGAAGGAGAACTCGGCTCCTGCTGCACGTCTGTCCGGCCAGTCCGTCATCCTGCTGGGCCCTGCTGTGGGCACAGAGACCAAGGTGAAGAGCTGGTTCAAGtcctccctgccccacatccaGCCCGAGGAGGAGAGCAACACAGGGGACACATCCCACCCGGAGGCGGCCGGTGCTGAATCCACCCCGTCGGTCGCGGTGAAGCAACAACTCACCCCTGAAAACGCATTGGGGAAGACAGAGCCCGTCTCACGGGGAAAAAGCCTCCGCAACAAGAGGGTCCATTGCCGGCTGCCGGAGGGGGATGGCCCCGGCAGTGCCGTGCTGAGCCCCTTTGATGATGGGCCAGCGGCCGGCGGCGTGGCCAGCGCTTGCCTCGGGCCAGACAGCCAAGCAGAGGTCCCAAGCAAGAGCACCCACAGCCAGACACCCCGGTTCCCAGCCGAGGGTCTGCCGGCACGCATGTGCACCCGTTCCTTCACCGCGCTCGCCGAGCCCCGCGCCCCGGCCCCATTGGAGGGGCTGAAGGCTCCCGTGCACCAGGAGAAGCTGGGCAAGAAGCCGGCTTGTGGTGTGAAGCAGCGGGTGGCGTTCAAAGCCAGGAAGCGCAGCAGCCGGCCGGCCCCCAAAGTGGTCCAAAACACCAGTGACACCACGCTGCTAGTGCCCGGCTTGGTGGTGGCGGAGGAGGTGGTGGGACCGACACCGTTAGAAGGGGATGCGGTGGAGGCCGGGGAGAGGGACCAGCGGTCGATGATCCTGCGCTCGCGGACCAAGACGCAAGAGGTTTTCTACACCAAGAGGCAGCGGGGCAAGCGGGCGGCTGATGTGCGGCTCAAGAACTGCAAGGTGCCCAAAAAGCTCATCTCCAACAACCACCTCCCACCCGCCTTCAAGCTGGCGGCCCCGAGCAGCCCGCATAAGGAGGGCAAAGTGGGTGCCCGGATGAAGCTGCCCAAAGCGGGGCCGGGCGTTGGGGGCAAGTTGTCCGAGCGGCCCCTGCACTCGCTGAAGAGGAAATCCACCTTCATGTCCCCCATCCCTGCCAAGAAGAGGAACCTGGTCCTGCGGAGCAACAGCGGTGGCTTGAAGGAGGAGAAGCCGGAGGCACCCCCCAGCCTCTTCAAGAAGATGCCAGTGGCCAAGAAGGTGAAAGCCAAGCTGCCCCCCAAGACCTCTGGCGAAGCCATCCCAAAGCCCCCTCCGCCGAAGGAGGCCCCTGATGTCTGCATCAAGATCACGTCGCGGGCGGCCTTCCAGGAGGCCACCAAGACCAAAGTGCTGCCTCCCCGCAAGGGCCGTGGCCTCAAGCTGGAGGCCATCGTGCAGAAGATCACCTCTCCCAACCTGAAGAAGTTCTCCTGCAAACCCGTGGTGGCGGCAGCCACAGCCCACGGCACCTCATTGAGCCCGGTGGAGAGGGAGCGGGTGAAGCACACCGGGGTGGCCGCGGCGGCAGGTGACACGCGGTTGCCCAAGCTGGTGTCGGCACAGAAGGCACCGGCCATGCCgggggcagagcagctctgccgCAACCCCAATGGCCGAGCGCCCAAGGGGAAGCTGGGCGGTGGGAAGAAGCTCTCTGCTGATAACTGCCATGGCGAGGCGTGTGCGCCGGCCCCGGCGGCTCAGCCCAGCTCCACCGTGGTGGCCAAgagcctggggctgctgcccaAGAAGAGGAACCGCAAAGGCAAAGCGGCGGCGCTGGGCATGGCCAAGACACCCTTGGTCCCCGCGCTGTGCCCGCTGCCCCGGGAGCGTGCGGGCGGCGGGGAGGAGGCACCGCGCGAGGGCAAGAAACCAAAGAGCGAGGAGAAGGAGATGGGTGAGGGCTCCCCCGAGGGACGCGCCGCGGCCGGGCCAGCGCGGGGACCAAAGCCACGGGCCAACCATTCCAACTACAATGGCTACTCCAAGCGGCAGCGGAAGCGCCTCGGCCATGGCAAAGCCAAGGCGGTGCCGGCGCGGTGCAAGAGCCGCGGCAagcggcggcggcagccccAGCAAGCCCCATTGCTGCACCCCGCCGAGCCCGAGATCCGGCTCAAGTACATCTCCTGCAAGCGGCTGCGGGCGGACAGCCGCGCTCCCCCCTTTGCTCCTTATGTCCGCGTGGAGCGGCGCGGCGAGTTCACCACCGCCTGCACCGTCATCAACACACCCGGGGAGGAGGCACGGCTGCAACGGGGACCGGCCGGGCCGGCGCCACGGCCgcgggcagcgctgcccgcCTCCTCCACCATGCACATGGGGCCGGTGGTGTCGAAAGCGCTGagtgctgcctgcctggtgTGCTGCTTGTGCCGCAACCCCGCCAACTATAAGGACTTGGGGGACCTCTGCGGACCCTACTACCCCGAGGACTGCCTGCCCAAGAAGAAGTCGCGGCTGAAGGAGAAGGCGCGGGTGGATGAGGATGCCATCGCTGCCGCCGCGGCTGAGCGGGCACCCCGAGGGACGGAGGGCGGCTGCGGTGCCGGCATGAAGGCGGCGCGGCCAGAGGGTGGTGCCGAGGCGGGCAAGCAGAGCTCGCTGCGCTCCAGCCCGCGGGGCATGTTCCGtaggctgcagagctgctacTGCTGTGACGAGAGGACAGAGGGCGAGGAGGCGGCCGAAAAGCCCCGGCGGCACGAATGTCATAAGGCTGAGTCCCCGCCGCAGGAGCCGGTGGGAGACACGCAGGAGCATTGGCTGCACGAGGCTTGTGCCGTATGGACCGCTGGGGTTTTCCTGGTGGCGGGGAAGCTCTAcgggctgcaggaggctgtcAAGGCGGCTGCCGACCTG AAGTGCTCGAGCTGCCAGCAAGCGGGAGCCACCGTGAGCTGCTGCCAGAAGGGGTGTCCCCACACCTACCACTACGCGTGTGCCATCGACACAG GTTGCTTCTTAACTGAAGAGAGCTTCTCTCTGAAATGTCCCAAACACAAG AGGCAGCCGGTGTAG